The Saimiri boliviensis isolate mSaiBol1 chromosome 10, mSaiBol1.pri, whole genome shotgun sequence genomic sequence GGGGTGTGTCTCTTATGATAAAACAGGCCAACTGGTTTATAACACAGAAACAATTGTTCTAGAaggaatatatatttgtattaggCATAATATGGTTTTATCAGATTCTTGGTGGTTTGTTGATAAAGAATGCACAAAAACTAAATGAGAACCACTGGTTATGCTAAACATTATGACCAGCTCTGACTTTAGTTGAATgtcctattttttcctttctgtagtcCATGTGAAATCTTCATGGAAAATGGCAAGCAGTGGATCACATATGTGATTATAGCAGATACAGGAGCTGGCTATCTGGAAATTGGCAGACAGAACTGCCCAAAGGCAGAGCAAAGGTGGATATAAGATCTTCAAAAAGTTATAAAGTTTTTAGGTGAAAATTGGTATACTAACTTGCTTCTTCCCATGACCTGGACCATACATAACTAGTTACCAGGATAAAATAAGGAAAGTTTCCATTGGAGTAGAGAATTTCAGTTTGTATCCATAGTTCAGATTATTTCCTAAATTccactttcttcttcccttttaaataacTTGAATGAAATTTTGGTAGAAGACCGTATTTTAGGGTATATACTTCATCAAGGAATCAAATTATTTAAGAATCAGATTCTGCAGTTAACACAAAAGCTTCTATATGCATATTTTCTGTAAGAGGCAAATTTCAAACcagtaaagaatttaaaatacgTAGAAGGACAGACCTTTTaagaagaatatttatatttcacatgctagttaactttattctttttgaactATCAGGATAGATGATGTAAAGCCATTCTTCTCAGACGACAACTGTTTCTTTACTCTTTACTAAATACCATaaatagaattttgttttgaCAAATGGAGGATGGCAGAGTTGACCTGTGTTCTTCTAAAACCTGAAGCTGATTAGGATTGAGCCCTAAATGAGCTGTGTTAATGTACCATCATTAGctaattttcaaaaggaaatggaaattcgAAGTGTAAAACAGGAGTGAATGAGATCAGTCATTTTAGTGTTTACTTTTTTCCGATGCACAAAATTTATAGTCTTGTACCAGATTATGCCAGGTAACTGGATGATGAAAAATGTGTTGACACACAGTGTTACTACTATTTGATGTACTTACTGAATGCTCCTCAGAGGTAGAAGACAAAggctaaaagaaattttaattttcccaGGATTATaactagtattttatattttagcaacAATAAAAAGGTATCACTTAAGAGgccattttcatttcactgacAGATCTAGgaaaaatgccttttttcttcagttttgtatACCCAACACAAGTTTTCCTGTTTTAGGCAAACTACCCATATTTTCAAACAGTTGTTGTACACTGTATTCAAGAACTACTGTGTGTAATGCATTAGCAGTTTAGATTCATTTTGTATGATGCCAGATCCTTAATTTACCCAGCACAATCATTTAAGTAGTTTCTATGGCTCCTgcacaaatggcaaacaggaacCACCACAGGAACAACCCCCTTGCTGCCTCCGGTTAGTAGTCACTACAGAAAACTGAAGGCTTCTTACAAACTCTATTTGAAATCTGTAACTTCTATAGAAACACTTACACAGACCCTGAACTTAGAAGTTGTACAGGACAATTTGGTAAAACTGACATAATTGTGATTTATTAACATGAATTAAAATGCCCAACCAGTGCTTCAATGTGAcagtatatttaaaacaaaaaagaaattaaaggtcaTATACTGTACTACTTTCACAAAGATCACACAGTTTTGCAAAAGACTTGTCATATGTACAATGCTATATATCAAATGAGAAAAGCTGTAAGCAATTATATACGCAAAAGAAATGCAGTATTTACAGTTTGTCAGGAGACATTAGAAATCATCTATACATTAAATTACATTTTGCTTGCAAATAACTGGTAAAACAAAATGAGCCATGTCcacaccaaaatatgaaaatctgtATTGCATTTTTATACCTAAGGTGCATTCGCAGAACTGctgacaggaaagaaaaaaagaaaaagaaaatcctcataGTGCCATTACTTAGCTGTGTACTTAAtgcatatgtataaaataatagagaaaacatTCACTAAATGAATTTAACTgcaacaataaaattttaagatcATACAGCATTGAATCTACTGCCAGAAAAAACAGCTGGAATgttcatttacaaaataaagatacCTAATACTGGCTTAAcagcacatttttaaaggaattttaaaaagcaaaaatgagaaaaatacaatgaaagagCACTGGTGTATTTTTATACAAAGGTTCATGTACAAGCTTTAAAAAGTACCTTAACAGGTACATATGAAATATACAGTCTATCttacagaacatttaaaaaaatgtttttggagtCCATTTTAATGCCACCCTGATCCATGgtaattgttttgaaatgttgGTGGCACCTGTGCTCTGTGAATTGGAATCTGTCCAGGCACCGGAGATGCCTGCTGAGGTCCTTGAACCCCGTGTGGCAGGGCCACAGAGCCAGGATGAGGACAGAACCCTGAAGCAGAAGGTGTTGGAATACTGTTTGGTCCTTGGGGCTGGAGATGAGGACCTGCAACAGGTAATGGACAATGTGGCCCTGTTCCAGAAGGCTGGTGCTGGGGTCCCGGTCCCAACGTGTTATGATGTGTAGCTTGTGAGGGATACGGAGGTACAGCTGGATGAGCACTTGAAGGAAAAAGTGGAGGTCCTTGATGAGGTGGGTGGTGTAAGGCTTGAGCTGATGTGGTATGATGCCCAGAAGCCAAAACACTGGAAGGTGGCGGCggagggggaggtgggggtgcTGAATTTACAACATGCTGGTGTTGTGCTTGTAGACCTTGGAGTCCTGTGGAAGGATGGGGCGGTGGATGGTGATGAGGGgcgggagggggtgggggtgggggtaagtGGTGTCCAGCAGTTTGAGAATGAATATGCGAGCCAGGGGTGACCGCATGAACAGGCCCTACTACATGTGCTACAGAGTGTTGCTGATGGGAATTCGGCTGTTGTACAAGGTGTGGTCCTGGAGCAggcggcggcggtggtggtggggggactacggcagcagcagcagtttgATGGTGAATGGTGGGGTTCTGAGAGGGCAAAAAGTGCCCTGGAGTAAGGTGTCCTGGAACTGTTTGTTGGCTTGTGGTGCCAGGAAGTGCTTGATTTGGTCCTGATGTAAACACAGTTTGTTGAGAAAGACTACCTTTGAGCTGATTATAATTCTGAAAGTTAGCAGAGGGCTGCTGGTTTTGATAGTAAGATGAAGAAGAagggggtggagggggtggagggGGCGGTGCCGTGCTATTCAGACTTTGTTGGTTAAACTGACTGTATGTTGCTGAAGATTGTCCTGAGGGTGTCTGTGTAAATAATGCTCCAGAAGTTGCCTGCTGAGTATTGGCTGGAAGGTTCTGTGCTGCTGGATAAAAGTTTCTCTGAGGCTCTCGCTGAGGTGTTCCAACTTGAGGTGACTGTGAATGATGAGGCCTGTAGGGAGATCCTAACTGCTGTGAAGGAGGCTTTGGTGAAAGATAACCATGCTGTACAGGTGTGTGAGGCGTAGATGACTTTGGAGGATTTTCTAGGTGAGGTGATAGAGGACAGTGCAACTTCGTTGGTGCAGAAGGCAGTTTCTGTGAAAGTTGCTCAGATGAATTACGAACGTGTGTCTGAGGAGGATGATTCTTTGAAAGTGCTTGGCTGTTATTGGATAGCTGTTTTTGTTGGAGCTCTGTTTTTAGGTGAACGCCATTTTCAGCTTCTGATGCAGTAACTGTGGTGTCCCATTGGGGATCCGGTTTTGTGAGTATTTTTCCGTGTGCTTGAGCAGGAATTACAGATCCAGGTGAACCAGGCtatgaagagaaaacaaattatatacatataaggaACATTTTGTGTACTTTAAGGTTTAGTCTTATTGGTATTTAATACGatctaaatattaattttaatgtggGGTAGGAAATAACATGCCAGATAGGTCAATTATGGAGGCTTAGGAAGTTAAAAGGCCAATATTTTTCCATTGTTCCAACAAGTTCTGAGAGTATGCTTAAAGTGAATTCTCCGGGTTAATTTTTATTGAAGATAAGTTGAGGACATAATTtactctgcctttttttcccttaagcaATGAAACCTGTTTTTGAGCCTTACTCTGAAAGAACTCCAATGgcaattttcaattttataattgaaatttCTATACCCAACCTAAGGATAAATTGATGTGGGTAAATAAACTTGCTCCCTCAACCCGTTTTGATTTTTAataccttttcattttccttatataCTGTTCAGATATAAATAAACCAAGGATAAGACTGCCTAAATGTCTATCATCATAAAAAGATAAATCTCAGATTCCTTTTCTTTAGTTTCCAGTGATATACATGCCATACTAGATTATTACATCTTCATGATCCAGGATGGAGACGTCATtccttttaaatgataaaatgacCTTTTGTTTTTACATAATTGGCTGGTCAAGAATTTCACGACAAGGCTATGAATTTCCTAGACACCACTAGAATAGAGGTGGAAcatgagaagaaaacataagctGTTCAAGTGTGCTTAGAAAATGTGTTTGGTCAGAGTTAATCCATCACAGTTCAGGAAGACAGAACAAAGAAAGTAGTAAACACAATTGAGTACGTCTGACAGGAAACTGTGCAGAAGTCACACACTGATACTCGCTACAGCAGAAAAACACTGTATGTTGTAACCAGCAGCTTTTCTGCACTCAACCTGAGGTCCTGTGGAACCCATCAAAAGGTCAATGTTATCATTACCTTGCTCATTTTTGAAGGACTTTTACAAgtattttgagaagtatctggGGATGGACATTCATTTATAGTTGCAGGTGGTTCTGGATTTTCAGGATCAGGGTCTATAAAGCAGAAGAAACCTATAGTAAGTGTAAAATTACATGATAAAACATGGTTTTAACACCACAAAGCAACATACATTCTATTCAAACCGACTTTTTATAAAGGTTCTCTCTTgtctgattttcaaatgtttaaaagagTAACATTATCGGTCATCTGCTTACTGACCTTCCATAAGTTCACTGAAAGAAGGGACTGGGCCCTTAGCTTGCAACTGGGGAATGTGATTTGAATGAGATGAGGGTGAAGACTGAACATGACTCGGTGAACATGAGACACATGGTGATTCTCCCCCTAGAGATGAAGCAGAGCAGACCCAAAGAGAACATTAGAGCTGCAAAGAACGAGGAGGAAGAGGGATTAACTGACTCCACTTTCTGGTGAAGGAACAAGCTCACTTACCACTGTCTTTATCTTTTCGGTGATCACTGAGAAGTAAGGCCCTCTGGTAACTCCTTTCTCTGACTTGTTCCACTGATGTTGAGGCAGTCCTTTAAAAGAATAATCACATTATCCTCTATTGAAAGAAGCTACTGCTAGCTGCATTCTTCGTTGCTTCATAGTCAACATGTACTGTTCAGACCGAGGCTTTTGCTCTACTGGGAAAATAACTTTGGTGTTAACCTTTGGAAATAGTTAATCTTCTCTTACTTTGCTGGCGGTGCCAGAACTGAGATTGTTATCCTTATTTGAAGGACTCAGTTCCTTTGTCTCCAGCAAGTTATTGGCAAGGAGTTGAAGATAATGTATTAACATTCAGAATGTCACTTCTGGTTACCAAAGGTACCAGAACATGCCCCTAACAAACTGCTGTCAGGATTGCAAGCTTTCAGGTGGAAGGGGGACTAAGGAGCAAAGTGTGTGGCTACCTGCCCTTCACCAAGATCCATCCCGTATgcagctgctcctcctccttctaaAGAAGTACTAAACCTGGTTGTTCAAGGTTAACTGGTAGGGGTTAAGGAAGTCAGCAGGATTGTTAACTGTGATAAAATTCTTTGGAGAGGATATTTGTGTGTAAAGTATGAATGCATTACCAAGGAATAAATGCAATAGACCTTTAACAACGTAGGCAATACACAGCTGGCTTAAAATCCCATTCACAGAGagcatcttttaaaattgtgACCACAAAGCACTACCTGCTTAGCCTTGGGAGaacaaaaaaatgggaagaatactTCAACAAAAGCTTGCTTTTTCCAGGGCAGCATACTTCAGAATGGACTTACCATTGAACTTCTGGTTCATTCTTCTCACTGGCAGTAGCATCCTTAACAGGGCAGTTATTGCTAGTTTCTTCAGAAGAAGCATTATAAACTGTGGCTGGTGTTAGTAAAGGTAGGCTAGCAGTGTGTTCTACTTGCTCCGCATTCTCATTACTGCTGGCACAGCTATCACCATTGTTGCTCAAGCTTCCACTTGCGTGGGGTGATACACTAACGAGTGGAAAGTTCTCTGTCTTAGAGCCACTTTTCCTAGCTTCACGTTGTCTCTTACGGTATTCTAACAGAGAAACCTtaagcaagaaagagaagaaaaagcaatcttttattcttgtttttaatgtCAGAActaatgcattcttttttctaaagAGAATTACTATATTTAcataaggaaaattattttaattgattctGAACAAATAATTAACAATTATCAAATGCCTACAATTATCAAATGCCTACTATATTCCAGGCATTGTACTTAGATGATTtacatatgttatctcatttatcctcacaacaaccctatgaaataggtatattatcatccccattttacagatgaggaaattgagtaactcactcactcaaggtcacacagctggtgagtgtTGGAGCCGGGATTCGAACCTAGGTCTTACTTGAAAGCCCGTGCTCTTTCCACTATACTACATTGCTTCCCACATAGTTGCCAACTGGACtctgttatgaaaattaaaagcacaCATCACGAAAATTCTTGGACTTGCAAAGCAATAAGCCTACTAACAAAATAAGTGCTAtagtttctctcattcttttgAAATAAGGCATTCTAATTATCTCAGTATGTCTGCCAACCAAATAATGGTGGGAAATCAGGGAACTAACCATAGTTAATACATatctataagtaaaataaaaacactcttACATTCATGACCTAAATACTGCAGACATTATGGATGAGGAAAAAAGCATTTCCTCTATACAGGGTGCTTGCTCTATGTACAATAAAGTTAATAATGCAAATATTATTCAAGTCTGCCTTTTTTGCGGGGGGTTGGGGACTGCGTAGTTTTAAAAACTACTCATTAGGTAAAATACATCATCTTGAGATTTCTCTCTCTGAAACCATGCTGCTTACAAGGATTTCCCATATCACTagaattttttacttttctgtaaatgttttctaattaatCCAGCatttacaaaagtttaaaaatacaaaaatgtaactTGAATAACTAAATTAAGAATGCCTTACATAACATATCTAACTACCAATTGCCCTCAGTAGTATTATGAAAACAAACTATtaaaaggactataaattgttaaatttgtaacctttttcttttgtggtgGATTCTGGGGTGTGCAACTCCCGTCGATCAAATTGTCATTAACAGTCCGTCCGAAACCAGATACAAGCCCATCTTCGGAAGTACAAAACACAGTTGTTTCCATAAACATGCCTCTAGTATCATCCTGCATCAGGCACTTTGACTCACTTATTCGGAAGCCTCCTCCAACCTCCAACTGATGTGAGGGCGTCAGGTCCCTCAAGTTGGAGTTCACTGAGAAGTTAACTCCTGTTCTGTCAGGGCTCTTTACCCAGGAAGAATATATGGTGCCCCGTCCAGAGTGAGTCGAGTCCAGTTGGCTGTTGGGCTCAGCCCTGTCATGTGCAGGCATTTCCATGGTTTTTTGTAAGGCAGTTGGCTCAACTGCATCAAGTCCCAGCTGAAGATCTGACACAGGTTCCTTTTCTCCAGGGCACTGCCTGCTGACTTCAGGCCTACTCCTAGGGCTCGTATAACCAATAGTCTTTATTTCTTGCAGACCCAGTTCAGTTAAATTGGAATTTCTAAAAGGCCCCAATGTTAACATCGTTGAAGATCTGTCATATCCCTgtttacagaattaaaaataattatatatgtacacacacacacacacacacacacacacacacacacacacacacatcacatcttgggaatatttatttcaaaatttaccaGTAATTTAAGTAAACCAATATAATAGGAAAATATCAATTCACCCTTTTTAAGTTAACTTCTTACCTCTTGACTATAAGTGCGTCTCTTTATTTCTGGAGAACTTTCTGGGGAAGAAATATTCTgtataaaagaaagaattagaattgaaaatttaaaaataaatagtatatcCATAATAGctatagaaatgaaaacagaatgaaaaaccaGTACACAGACTTTGGTTTTACATattctttcctgtttatttgcATTCCCCAAATAAGATACTTGCTTTCACATTAGATAACACACCATCATTTAGTCTACCATGTATATCAATAAGATGAAAGTTATGGTCATTTTAGTAATCATAAAAACATctaaattcatataaataaattttcctgGTTTTTAGTTTCTTGCAAACTTTTTGTATTCTCAGCACACTAgttaaaagaggagaaagagctcTTAAAGAAATCCCATCCCCCCAGgtgttgaatttttctttctccattaaaaTTTCTCACCTCAAAGTGCATGGTATTTCCTGGTGTACCAGGAGTTACTGGGGTAACTGGTGAATATATGGGTTTATAACCATTTCTACAAGTTTCATCATCTGATTTTATCCGTGGAGGCGTGGCAAAAGATGGGTCCATAGGAGTAATATCGGTGTGAGTTGGTGTAGCATACGGGGAAGGTGTAGGTGTGGAGGTTTCTGAGTAAACCGAATCTAGCAACTGATAAAATCTTCGTTTTTTTAGTGGTGTAGTTAAATCTGTTGGTGAAATAATAATCTGTAAGAAATTACACTGCTGCTATTTGTTAAAATCTGTATATGTCACATTCTGGGAAAGGTAAAATATAAACAACAGCAATTATGACTTTCACCCCAAAACTAAATTTCAAGGTTTCGAAAAAATGGTACTAACATGAAGCagtccccgccccctccccaatTAGCAAGGATTATCTTGCCTGGAGGGATTACAGGCCTAGGAGTTACCAAAGTACCTTATGAGTACTGATGTTACTTTAACTGATTTGTAAGAGTCCTTGTCTGTCTGAAAAGCAGCTGATccaaaagcctttaaaaattcATCAGCCCCAACATACATGGTATTGTAAACTGGCATCGTCATCAAAAAAtttagaggagagaaaagagaaaatctataCAACAATGGGCTTCTCTTCTAAAGTGCATACCATTAACTAGAATATGCCGGTCATAAAGCCATATATAAAATATGCCCTGCCACATTCCTCAGTCTAAAacaatactgaagaaaaaatCTACCTGGAAGGGAACAGCTGTCATTTAACAGTAGTGGACTTTTATTTTCACCATTGACTGCAGGACTTCGGGATCTTTCTTGACAGGGTGAATTAAATCTATATAAAATTGctgaattttcttcttccagagCTTGTTTCAACCATCGCTGAATAAAAGATAATACATGAATAGGAATCAGTTTGTAGAGCTGTTTATATAGTCTGTAAATACAGAGCCAATTCCAAAAACATTTCACTACCATGGAAGGTAGTAAGGAATGAGTTGGCATTTGGCTCATTCTACATTTTTACTTCCAAAGAAAAAAGTTTACCTTTTTGCATGAACCAGAAATGTTTTCAGTAggttcttttcttctccttttttctgaAAGGAATGGTGAAGTAAATCTAATATAATGCTTAGGAGTAGAGTATACATGGGGACTATAGGTGAGACCTGGTAAAGAATTGAGCTGTGTAGCTAACACTTCGGGATCTGTAGTTATGCGTAGAGGCCTTTCTGAAAGGCCATCTGAAGGTTTTCCTGTCTTCTCATTCTTCTCACTTAACCATTCATTGACCAAgtgctagagaaagaaaaaaatctggatcATTATAAATGTAATTCCAAATTCTCCTACTGAATATTCTAATATCAGATTTGAAATTGGTATATTATCTAAAATGATAATTGTGTAATTTAAGTCATATATGATATTCAAAAAACCAGtatgtcattttacatttccttggTTATCTACTGTTATTCTGATACTGTTTACCCAATATTTTGTAGAACAGAACATATGGTAgctttttaagtatttatattacatgaaatttatattcctttttttttttcttttgagacaaggtctctgttaccaggctggagtgcagtggtgcaatcttgactcactgaagcctccacctcctggactcaagtgatccttccacttaagcctcccgagtagctggaacaaggcgctcaccaccacgcctggctaattttttaaaatattttttagagacaagatcggctatattgcccatgctgatctcaactcctgggctcaagcattcttcccgcctcagccttgcaaagtgctgggtttacaggtgtgagccaccctgcccagccaagcTTTTAATACAGTGACAGCTAGAGACATATCAGTACCATTTTATTAAACACAATAAATTTGGGTTTACTACTCTTTCTATTATAGGAATAAAATGTTCCATCTGTTATAAAAATCTGATTTTAGACAGTGTTTTCCTACACTAGCTGCCCATCAGAGTCTCCTGGAAATGAGGACAGGgtacaatactttttttttttgagaccaggtgagttgctcaggctggagtgcagtggtgtgatcaggtctcactgtagcctcaaattcctgggctgaagccatcctacCACCTTAGcatcgcaagtagctgggactgcaggtatgcaccaccatgcctgggtaatttttctgtttttaattttctgtggaGACAGCGTCTCgttatgtggcccaggctggttttgaactcctgggttcaagtgatcctcccaccttaacctcccaaatgttgggattgcagatgtgagccaccatacctgactcaaaatacatgtatgtttaaAAGTCAGCATTGATTTAAGGGGTTTGGAATATCTCTTAAGGTTCTTGtgctttgaaaattttcatagtCCTTAATTCTGTTGATTCTCTGATCTACAACAGACATAATACAGTCTCTCTTGGG encodes the following:
- the KMT2E gene encoding inactive histone-lysine N-methyltransferase 2E isoform X1, which codes for MSIVIPLGVDTAETSYLEMAAGSEPESVEASPVVVEKSNSYPHQLYTSSSHHSHSYIGLPYADHNYGARPPPTPPASPPPSVLISKNEVGIFTTTNFDETSSATTISTSEDGSYGTDVTRCICGFTHDDGYMICCDKCSVWQHIDCMGIDRQHIPDTYLCERCQPRNLDKERAVLLQRRKRENMSDGDTSATESGDEVPMELYTAFQHTPTSITLTASRVSKVNDKRRKKSGEKEQHISKCKKAFREGSRKSSRVKGSAPEIDPSSDGSNFGWETKIKAWMDRYEEANNNQYSEGVQREAQRIALRLGSGNDKKDMNKSDLNTNNLLFKPPVESHIQKNKKILKSAKDLPPDALIIEYRGKFMLREQFEANGYFFKRPYPFVLFYSKFHGLEMCVDARTFGNEARFIRRSCIPNAEVRHEIQDGTIHLYIYSIQSIPKGTEITIAFDFDYGNCKYKVDCACLKENPECPVLKRSSESMENINSGYETRRKKGKKDKDISKEKDTQNQNITLDCEGTTNKMKSPETKQRKLSPLRLSVSNNQEPDFIDDIEEKTPISNEVEMESEEQIAERKRKMTREERKMEAILQAFARLEKREKRREQALERISTAKTEVKTECKDAQIVSDAEVIQEQAKEENASKPTPAKVNRTKQRKSFSRSRTHIGQQRRRHRTVSMCSDIQPSSPDIEVTSQQNDIENTVLTIETETETAVAEIITETEVPALNKCPTKYPKTKKHLVNEWLSEKNEKTGKPSDGLSERPLRITTDPEVLATQLNSLPGLTYSPHVYSTPKHYIRFTSPFLSEKRRRKEPTENISGSCKKRWLKQALEEENSAILYRFNSPCQERSRSPAVNGENKSPLLLNDSCSLPDLTTPLKKRRFYQLLDSVYSETSTPTPSPYATPTHTDITPMDPSFATPPRIKSDDETCRNGYKPIYSPVTPVTPGTPGNTMHFENISSPESSPEIKRRTYSQEGYDRSSTMLTLGPFRNSNLTELGLQEIKTIGYTSPRSRPEVSRQCPGEKEPVSDLQLGLDAVEPTALQKTMEMPAHDRAEPNSQLDSTHSGRGTIYSSWVKSPDRTGVNFSVNSNLRDLTPSHQLEVGGGFRISESKCLMQDDTRGMFMETTVFCTSEDGLVSGFGRTVNDNLIDGSCTPQNPPQKKKVSLLEYRKRQREARKSGSKTENFPLVSVSPHASGSLSNNGDSCASSNENAEQVEHTASLPLLTPATVYNASSEETSNNCPVKDATASEKNEPEVQWTASTSVEQVRERSYQRALLLSDHRKDKDSGGESPCVSCSPSHVQSSPSSHSNHIPQLQAKGPVPSFSELMEDPDPENPEPPATINECPSPDTSQNTCKSPSKMSKPGSPGSVIPAQAHGKILTKPDPQWDTTVTASEAENGVHLKTELQQKQLSNNSQALSKNHPPQTHVRNSSEQLSQKLPSAPTKLHCPLSPHLENPPKSSTPHTPVQHGYLSPKPPSQQLGSPYRPHHSQSPQVGTPQREPQRNFYPAAQNLPANTQQATSGALFTQTPSGQSSATYSQFNQQSLNSTAPPPPPPPPPSSSSYYQNQQPSANFQNYNQLKGSLSQQTVFTSGPNQALPGTTSQQTVPGHLTPGHFLPSQNPTIHHQTAAAAVVPPPPPPPPAPGPHLVQQPNSHQQHSVAHVVGPVHAVTPGSHIHSQTAGHHLPPPPPPPAPHHHPPPHPSTGLQGLQAQHQHVVNSAPPPPPPPPPSSVLASGHHTTSAQALHHPPHQGPPLFPSSAHPAVPPYPSQATHHNTLGPGPQHQPSGTGPHCPLPVAGPHLQPQGPNSIPTPSASGFCPHPGSVALPHGVQGPQQASPVPGQIPIHRAQVPPTFQNNYHGSGWH
- the KMT2E gene encoding inactive histone-lysine N-methyltransferase 2E isoform X3 — protein: MGIDRQHIPDTYLCERCQPRNLDKERAVLLQRRKRENMSDGDTSATESGDEVPMELYTAFQHTPTSITLTASRVSKVNDKRRKKSGEKEQHISKCKKAFREGSRKSSRVKGSAPEIDPSSDGSNFGWETKIKAWMDRYEEANNNQYSEGVQREAQRIALRLGSGNDKKDMNKSDLNTNNLLFKPPVESHIQKNKKILKSAKDLPPDALIIEYRGKFMLREQFEANGYFFKRPYPFVLFYSKFHGLEMCVDARTFGNEARFIRRSCIPNAEVRHEIQDGTIHLYIYSIQSIPKGTEITIAFDFDYGNCKYKVDCACLKENPECPVLKRSSESMENINSGYETRRKKGKKDKDISKEKDTQNQNITLDCEGTTNKMKSPETKQRKLSPLRLSVSNNQEPDFIDDIEEKTPISNEVEMESEEQIAERKRKMTREERKMEAILQAFARLEKREKRREQALERISTAKTEVKTECKDAQIVSDAEVIQEQAKEENASKPTPAKVNRTKQRKSFSRSRTHIGQQRRRHRTVSMCSDIQPSSPDIEVTSQQNDIENTVLTIETETETAVAEIITETEVPALNKCPTKYPKTKKHLVNEWLSEKNEKTGKPSDGLSERPLRITTDPEVLATQLNSLPGLTYSPHVYSTPKHYIRFTSPFLSEKRRRKEPTENISGSCKKRWLKQALEEENSAILYRFNSPCQERSRSPAVNGENKSPLLLNDSCSLPDLTTPLKKRRFYQLLDSVYSETSTPTPSPYATPTHTDITPMDPSFATPPRIKSDDETCRNGYKPIYSPVTPVTPGTPGNTMHFENISSPESSPEIKRRTYSQEGYDRSSTMLTLGPFRNSNLTELGLQEIKTIGYTSPRSRPEVSRQCPGEKEPVSDLQLGLDAVEPTALQKTMEMPAHDRAEPNSQLDSTHSGRGTIYSSWVKSPDRTGVNFSVNSNLRDLTPSHQLEVGGGFRISESKCLMQDDTRGMFMETTVFCTSEDGLVSGFGRTVNDNLIDGSCTPQNPPQKKKVSLLEYRKRQREARKSGSKTENFPLVSVSPHASGSLSNNGDSCASSNENAEQVEHTASLPLLTPATVYNASSEETSNNCPVKDATASEKNEPEVQWTASTSVEQVRERSYQRALLLSDHRKDKDSGGESPCVSCSPSHVQSSPSSHSNHIPQLQAKGPVPSFSELMEDPDPENPEPPATINECPSPDTSQNTCKSPSKMSKPGSPGSVIPAQAHGKILTKPDPQWDTTVTASEAENGVHLKTELQQKQLSNNSQALSKNHPPQTHVRNSSEQLSQKLPSAPTKLHCPLSPHLENPPKSSTPHTPVQHGYLSPKPPSQQLGSPYRPHHSQSPQVGTPQREPQRNFYPAAQNLPANTQQATSGALFTQTPSGQSSATYSQFNQQSLNSTAPPPPPPPPPSSSSYYQNQQPSANFQNYNQLKGSLSQQTVFTSGPNQALPGTTSQQTVPGHLTPGHFLPSQNPTIHHQTAAAAVVPPPPPPPPAPGPHLVQQPNSHQQHSVAHVVGPVHAVTPGSHIHSQTAGHHLPPPPPPPAPHHHPPPHPSTGLQGLQAQHQHVVNSAPPPPPPPPPSSVLASGHHTTSAQALHHPPHQGPPLFPSSAHPAVPPYPSQATHHNTLGPGPQHQPSGTGPHCPLPVAGPHLQPQGPNSIPTPSASGFCPHPGSVALPHGVQGPQQASPVPGQIPIHRAQVPPTFQNNYHGSGWH